The genomic interval TCAATGAACGCTCAAAGAGCGTCATCGAAATCGGACGGCTCAAAAAAGAGAAGGATGCCGCCGCCAACCTCCACACCGCCGGTCGAGAAGCTGAAATCATCCAACGGCTTACCAAGCTCAATACCGGTCCGTTCCCCAGCGAGGCTATTCGGTCTGTCTATCGAGAAATCATGTCGGCCTCCCTGTCGCTTGAAGCTCCGCAGAAGGTGGCCTATCTCGGGCCGAGGGCGACCTTTACCCATATGGCCTGCATGCAGAAATTCGGTTCGTCCGTCCAGTATGTACCCGTCCAGAGTATTAAAGAGGTCTTCAACGAAGTGGAGCGGGGTCGGGCTAATTTTGGGGTGGTGCCGATCGAGAACACGACAGAAGGGGTGGTGAATCACACTCTTGACATGTTTATCGATTCCAACCTGCTGATTTACGGAGAGATTCTCCAAGAGGTCTCCCACCATCTGTTGTCAAAGTCGGGACTTATGGAAGAGGTGAAGAAGATTCAGTCACATCCGCATGCGCTGGCGCAGTGTCGGAACTGGCTGGAGACCAATCTGCCCCATGTTCCAACGGTGGAGGTGGCGAGTACGGCCCGAGCAGCCGAGATGTGCGTCGATGACCCGGCATCCGCCGCCATCGCGTCCGAGTTGGCCGGTCAGCTCTATGGTCTAAAAGTAATTAGGGCCAGAATCGAAGACAACCTGAATAACTTTACCCGTTTCCTGGTGCTTTCGCAAAAACCGTCGGAACAGACGGGGAAAGATAAGACGTCGTTGATGTTGTCGGTGAAGGATAAAGTCGGGGCCCTCTACGATCTGCTTCGTCCGTTCGCCTCCTATGGCATTAGCATGACAAAGATCGAGTCGCGTCCCTCGCAGCGCAAGGCGTGGGAATATATCTTCTTTGTGGATGTCGAGGGACACATCAGTGACGATCGGGTTAACAAGGCCGTAGAAGAAGTGAAGGCGCGCTGTCTCTTCATGAAGATTTTGGGTTCTTATCCGGCCCATGGCTGATTATGGCACTCCAAGTTCATCCTGATATCCGATCGCTCAGTCCTTACGTGCCGGGGAAGCCGATAGATGAGCTCCAGCGGGAGTTCGGGCTGACTCGGGTCGTGAAGCTGGCCTCCAACGAGAATCCACTCGGGCCTTCGCCCAAAGCGGTGGCGGCTCTGAACGGAGTGCAGGATACGCTCCATCGCTATCCAGATGGGGGAGCTTACCAACTGCGACAGGCCCTTGCCGATCGTTGGAAAGTCACACGAGAGCACATTATCCTCGGGAACGGGTCTGATGAGGTCATCGGCTTGCTCGCCAGAACATTTTTAGCTCCCGGCGATGAAGCCGTTATGGCGGATCACACGTTCGTGATCTACAAGATGGAGGTGACGGCCGTCCATGGAAGGCCGGTGATCGTCCCTCTCGTCAACTGGACTCACGACCTTGAGTCAATGGCCCAGGCCATCACGCCACGAACGCGATTGCTGTTTCTCTGTAATCCCAACAACCCTACCGGGACAATGGTGCCGGCGGATGCGGTCGACCGGCTGATGGCACGAGTGCCGGACGATGTGATTGTGGTGTTCGATGAGGCCTATTTTGAATATGTCCGCCATCCTCAATTTCCAGATGCCATGGCCTACGTGAAGCAAGGGCGGAACGCGATCGTCCTGAGGACCTTCTCGAAGATTTATGGGCTGGCCGGATTGCGAATCGGGTACGGCGTCAGCACGCCGGAGGTCATCGACTACTTGAATCGAGTTCGGCCTCCGTTCAATGCTAATAGCCTTGCCCAGAAAGCCGCGCTGGCTGCCTTGGGTGATGACGAGCATGTGGCGAAGAGTCGGACGGTCAATGCCGCCGGAATCGAACAGGTGGAGCAGGGGCTGCGGACGCTCGGACTCATACCGATCCCAACGGAAACCAATTTTCTCTACTTTGACGCCAAACGGGACGGACGCGGGATATTTGACGCACTTTTGCGAGAAGGCATTATTGTACGGCATATCGAGGGTACCATGCTGCGAGTCACCATCGGCCAACCCGACGAAAATACCGCCTTCCTTCAGGCGCTTGGCAAGGTCTTAGGTGACGGTAGAGAAGAGTCGTAAGAGGGACTTATGATCATCGTATTGAAACCGGAAGCATCGGAAAGCGAAGTCGACCACATTATCGACCGACTTCGGGATCTTGGCCTCAAATCACAAATCTCGACGGGTCAGGAGCGCACCATCATCGGGGTCATCGGCGACGATCGTATCCTGCACAATCAGCCCTTGACGGCACTTCCAGGTGTCGAAAGCGTACTGCCCATCCTGGCACCTTGGAAGCTGGTCAGTCGCGAGTTCAAAAAAGAGCCCACGATCATCGATGTCGGGGGTGTCAAAATCGGCGCCAAGAAACTCGCGATCATGGCTGGTCCTTGTGCAGTGGAGCGACTTGAGCTGACGGTCGGGATTGCCCATGAAGTCAAAGCTTCGGGGGCCACGATTCTGCGTGGTGGAGCTTATAAACCGCGAACGTCGCCCTATTCATTTCAAGGACTGGGCCGGGAAGGGCTGGACTATCTCGTCGAGGCGAGAAAGCAAACGGGTTTACCTGTGGTCAGTGAAATCTTGGATACTCGTGATATCGAACTGTTTTTGGAAAAGGCGGATATTATCCAGGTTGGTGCTCGGAACATGCAGAACTTCGAGCTGTTGAAGGAAGTCGGCGCCTATGACAAGCCCGTGCTCCTTAAACGAGGATTGTCGGCCACGATCAAAGAGTTTCTTCTGTCTGCCGAGTACATCATGTCACGCGGAAATCAGAATGTGATGCTGTGCGAGCGGGGTATTCGTACGTTCGAGACTCAGTACCGCAACACCCTGGATCTGGCGGCCATTCCAACGTTGAAAGAGCTGTCTCATCTCCCGGTCATCGTGGATCCCAGCCATGCCACAGGCAAGTGGGATCTTGTGGCACCGATGTCCAAAGCGGCGGTCGCGGCCGGGGCGGATGGGCTGCTTATTGAGGTTCATTCAAATCCCGAATGCGCGCTCTGTGACGGCGAAGAATCGATCAAGCCGTCAAAATTCAAGATACTGATGGGGGATCTGAAGAATATCGCGAAAGCCGT from Nitrospira sp. carries:
- the aroF gene encoding 3-deoxy-7-phosphoheptulonate synthase, whose protein sequence is MIIVLKPEASESEVDHIIDRLRDLGLKSQISTGQERTIIGVIGDDRILHNQPLTALPGVESVLPILAPWKLVSREFKKEPTIIDVGGVKIGAKKLAIMAGPCAVERLELTVGIAHEVKASGATILRGGAYKPRTSPYSFQGLGREGLDYLVEARKQTGLPVVSEILDTRDIELFLEKADIIQVGARNMQNFELLKEVGAYDKPVLLKRGLSATIKEFLLSAEYIMSRGNQNVMLCERGIRTFETQYRNTLDLAAIPTLKELSHLPVIVDPSHATGKWDLVAPMSKAAVAAGADGLLIEVHSNPECALCDGEESIKPSKFKILMGDLKNIAKAVGREL
- a CDS encoding histidinol-phosphate transaminase → MALQVHPDIRSLSPYVPGKPIDELQREFGLTRVVKLASNENPLGPSPKAVAALNGVQDTLHRYPDGGAYQLRQALADRWKVTREHIILGNGSDEVIGLLARTFLAPGDEAVMADHTFVIYKMEVTAVHGRPVIVPLVNWTHDLESMAQAITPRTRLLFLCNPNNPTGTMVPADAVDRLMARVPDDVIVVFDEAYFEYVRHPQFPDAMAYVKQGRNAIVLRTFSKIYGLAGLRIGYGVSTPEVIDYLNRVRPPFNANSLAQKAALAALGDDEHVAKSRTVNAAGIEQVEQGLRTLGLIPIPTETNFLYFDAKRDGRGIFDALLREGIIVRHIEGTMLRVTIGQPDENTAFLQALGKVLGDGREES
- the pheA gene encoding prephenate dehydratase, whose amino-acid sequence is MPKDMSEYRKEIDRIDDEIIRLLNERSKSVIEIGRLKKEKDAAANLHTAGREAEIIQRLTKLNTGPFPSEAIRSVYREIMSASLSLEAPQKVAYLGPRATFTHMACMQKFGSSVQYVPVQSIKEVFNEVERGRANFGVVPIENTTEGVVNHTLDMFIDSNLLIYGEILQEVSHHLLSKSGLMEEVKKIQSHPHALAQCRNWLETNLPHVPTVEVASTARAAEMCVDDPASAAIASELAGQLYGLKVIRARIEDNLNNFTRFLVLSQKPSEQTGKDKTSLMLSVKDKVGALYDLLRPFASYGISMTKIESRPSQRKAWEYIFFVDVEGHISDDRVNKAVEEVKARCLFMKILGSYPAHG